One genomic segment of Parcubacteria group bacterium includes these proteins:
- a CDS encoding HAMP domain-containing sensor histidine kinase has product MINSIFCDGAATKYIFYSQDIPQYIYFIFLPSIIVTFLLGLFVFLKDRKNKSIRVFFVLTIAMTLWMVSMLGNWAQNDSRLSVFFDEFNIIVGIIPSIFIYFIIINFYKKTPSFLAKVAIFVPLLPLFFLLPNKMNVEYIDLAWCETTSGKIYWYVTSLLIIYTVLALYLLIKKIKQTSDINLKKQTLFVLLGFLIWTIVSVGMGIIAPRLGYPTSTLWAPVSCLLFTGLVTWSIIKYKFLNIKTITAQVLTIVIWILIGSQFFFIQNPTNRILNMIALALSVIFGIMLIKSIKEEVRRKEELQEITEKLAVANDELRRLDNAKSEFISIASHQLRTPLTSIKGYVSLILEGTYGKIEPYIADPLNKIYTSNERLIQLVEEFLNVSRIESGRMEFMFEKCRIENIVKDLYDTFSVIANGKGLYLHLDLPQNPLPEIEIDKGKTREVISNLVDNALKYTKRGGVKVKVELLINRTWNVSHTGSSFETLRGNLVKISISDTGLGVPETERPYLFSKFSRGKDTSRLHVGGTGLGLYVGKNIIEAQHGRIYVESEGAGKGSKFIVELPIVQPKG; this is encoded by the coding sequence ATGATAAACTCTATATTTTGCGACGGTGCAGCAACGAAATATATATTTTATTCCCAAGATATTCCTCAATATATTTATTTTATATTCCTTCCTTCTATTATCGTTACCTTTTTACTTGGTCTATTTGTTTTTTTAAAAGACAGAAAGAATAAATCTATAAGAGTATTTTTTGTTTTGACTATAGCAATGACCTTGTGGATGGTTTCTATGCTTGGTAATTGGGCGCAAAATGATTCGAGACTTTCAGTATTTTTTGATGAATTCAATATAATCGTCGGAATTATTCCATCAATTTTTATTTATTTTATTATTATCAATTTTTATAAAAAAACTCCTTCATTTTTAGCAAAGGTTGCTATATTCGTTCCTCTTTTGCCTTTATTTTTTCTTCTTCCAAATAAAATGAATGTTGAGTATATTGATCTTGCATGGTGCGAAACGACTTCTGGAAAAATATATTGGTATGTGACTTCTCTTCTGATAATTTATACAGTTTTAGCCCTGTATTTACTTATTAAAAAAATCAAACAAACTTCAGATATAAATTTGAAAAAGCAAACATTATTTGTTTTATTAGGATTTTTAATTTGGACTATAGTGAGTGTTGGCATGGGAATAATTGCTCCTCGTTTGGGATATCCTACTTCTACTTTGTGGGCTCCTGTTTCATGCTTACTTTTTACCGGACTAGTTACTTGGTCAATAATTAAATATAAATTTCTTAATATCAAAACAATTACTGCTCAAGTCCTAACTATAGTAATTTGGATTTTAATTGGTTCTCAATTCTTTTTTATTCAGAATCCAACAAATAGAATTTTAAATATGATAGCCCTTGCTCTTTCAGTTATTTTCGGAATAATGCTGATTAAATCAATAAAGGAAGAAGTCCGAAGAAAGGAAGAGCTTCAGGAAATAACCGAGAAGCTGGCGGTTGCCAATGATGAGCTTCGAAGGCTGGATAATGCCAAGTCGGAGTTTATTTCCATCGCATCGCATCAGCTCAGGACTCCGCTCACTTCCATTAAGGGTTATGTGTCGCTTATTCTTGAAGGCACCTATGGAAAGATCGAGCCATATATAGCTGATCCTTTGAACAAGATTTACACTTCCAATGAAAGGCTTATTCAGCTGGTTGAGGAATTTTTGAATGTTTCAAGGATTGAGTCGGGAAGAATGGAATTTATGTTTGAGAAGTGCAGAATAGAAAATATAGTAAAAGATTTGTATGACACATTCTCGGTTATTGCAAATGGCAAAGGACTTTATCTGCATCTGGATCTTCCTCAAAATCCGCTTCCTGAGATTGAAATTGATAAAGGAAAAACTCGGGAAGTTATTTCTAACTTAGTTGACAATGCTCTCAAGTATACCAAGCGAGGCGGAGTAAAAGTTAAGGTTGAACTTCTAATCAACAGAACTTGGAACGTGTCCCATACGGGAAGCAGTTTTGAAACGCTTAGAGGTAATTTGGTGAAAATTTCAATTTCGGATACTGGGCTTGGAGTTCCGGAAACCGAACGTCCTTATTTGTTTTCCAAATTTTCCCGCGGGAAAGATACCAGCCGTTTGCATGTCGGGGGTACC
- a CDS encoding YkgJ family cysteine cluster protein, giving the protein MRKELLKKFSKHCKECNGLCCKQAEFTVFDWELRNIPIDKKLLKIRKNWGNKGKSKDIKIERISMGGKCNFLGNNGCILKINIRPLDCISYPVFPVIKYGRDEKKEIYGMMVHKSCPFSKKISKDKNLLKSVRRYWEIELKKIKKKDIRDWFGDKRNYWLDKNIIKIKI; this is encoded by the coding sequence ATGAGAAAAGAATTACTGAAAAAATTTAGTAAGCATTGTAAGGAATGTAATGGGTTGTGTTGTAAACAAGCTGAATTTACTGTTTTCGATTGGGAATTAAGAAACATTCCTATTGATAAAAAATTACTAAAAATTAGAAAGAATTGGGGGAATAAAGGAAAATCAAAAGATATAAAAATAGAGAGAATAAGCATGGGAGGAAAATGCAATTTTTTAGGCAACAATGGTTGCATATTGAAAATTAATATTAGGCCATTGGATTGCATAAGTTATCCTGTTTTTCCTGTAATTAAATATGGCAGAGATGAGAAAAAAGAAATTTATGGCATGATGGTTCATAAAAGTTGTCCATTTTCAAAGAAAATATCTAAGGATAAAAATCTTTTAAAATCGGTGAGGCGTTACTGGGAGATAGAGTTGAAAAAAATAAAGAAAAAAGATATTCGTGACTGGTTTGGAGATAAGAGAAATTACTGGTTAGATAAAAACATAATAAAAATAAAAATATGA